Proteins encoded within one genomic window of Amorphus orientalis:
- a CDS encoding ATP-dependent helicase translates to MIRSTDGSAMPAITGFEETSAPGPRAGGIAARALGGGRPSPYLDKLNPEQRRAVETVDGPVLVLAGAGTGKTRVLTTRIAHILATGRARPGEILAVTFTNKAAREMKERISGLVGPSAEGMAWLGTFHAIGTRILRRHAELSGLRSDFTILDADDQIRLCKQIIQAEGLDDKRWPARQMHSLIDGWKNRGLTPDAVPLGEARAFANGRGADLYKAYQERLRVLNAVDFGDLLMEPIHIFRSHPDVLASYQERFRYMLVDEYQDTNVAQYLWLRLLAQGNRNLCVVGDDDQSIYGWRGAEVDNILRFEQDFPGAAVIRLERNYRSTGPILAAASHLIGHNEGRLGKTLFTEHEDHDAEKLTVASAWDSEEEARAIGEEIESLQRKGKSLDEMAILVRASFQMREFEDRFVTLGLPYRVIGGPRFYERREIRDALAYFRVIVQPADDLAFERIINTPKRAIGEVAVKTLHDTARARQIPLFQAAIELTQTEELKPKTRTALKDLLASFGRWRSELDRLTHTELAEIVLDESGYTEMWRMDRSADAPGRLENLKELVRAMDDFESMASFLEHISLVMDTENDAGSEAVTIMTLHAAKGLEFDTVFLPGWEEGLFPHQRAVDESGQAGLEEERRLAYVGLTRARQRIFVWFAVNRRVHGMWQSTVPSRFLDELPEAHVEVREQGGYGGYGGYGESRFDRVEPFSSTYSTPGWERAQRRKAGGAQRSREPMTIEGELVAKSVADHEPAFAIGARVFHQKFGNGTVSAVEGNKLTVDFDKAGRKRVLDSFVQKT, encoded by the coding sequence ATGATTCGCTCCACCGACGGCTCGGCCATGCCCGCGATCACGGGCTTTGAGGAGACGTCCGCCCCGGGTCCCCGGGCGGGCGGCATTGCCGCGCGCGCGCTGGGCGGCGGGCGGCCCTCGCCCTATCTCGACAAGCTCAACCCGGAACAGCGCCGCGCGGTGGAAACCGTGGACGGTCCGGTCCTGGTGCTCGCCGGCGCCGGCACCGGCAAGACGCGCGTCCTGACCACCCGCATCGCCCATATCCTCGCCACCGGACGCGCCCGGCCGGGCGAGATCCTCGCGGTGACCTTCACCAACAAGGCCGCGCGCGAGATGAAGGAGCGGATCTCCGGACTGGTCGGCCCGTCGGCCGAGGGCATGGCCTGGCTCGGGACGTTCCACGCCATCGGCACCCGGATCCTGCGCCGGCACGCGGAGCTGTCCGGCCTGAGGTCCGACTTCACCATTCTGGATGCCGACGACCAGATCCGTCTGTGCAAGCAGATCATCCAGGCCGAAGGTCTCGACGACAAGCGCTGGCCCGCCCGTCAGATGCATTCGCTCATCGACGGCTGGAAGAACCGCGGCCTCACGCCCGACGCGGTGCCGCTGGGCGAGGCGCGTGCCTTCGCCAACGGCCGCGGCGCGGACCTCTACAAGGCCTATCAGGAGCGCCTGAGGGTGCTGAACGCCGTCGATTTCGGCGATCTCCTGATGGAGCCGATCCACATCTTCCGCAGCCACCCGGACGTGCTCGCTTCCTACCAGGAGCGCTTCCGCTACATGCTGGTGGACGAGTATCAGGACACCAACGTCGCCCAGTATCTCTGGCTGCGCCTGCTCGCCCAGGGCAACCGGAACCTCTGCGTGGTCGGCGACGACGACCAGTCGATCTATGGCTGGCGTGGCGCGGAAGTCGACAACATCCTGCGCTTCGAACAGGACTTTCCGGGTGCCGCCGTCATCCGGCTGGAGCGCAACTACCGCTCGACCGGACCGATCCTGGCCGCCGCCTCGCACCTGATCGGCCACAACGAGGGCCGTCTCGGGAAGACGCTGTTCACCGAGCACGAGGATCACGACGCGGAAAAGCTGACCGTCGCCTCGGCCTGGGATTCCGAAGAAGAGGCCCGGGCCATCGGCGAGGAGATCGAATCCCTCCAGCGCAAGGGCAAGTCGCTGGACGAGATGGCGATCCTGGTGCGGGCCTCGTTCCAGATGCGCGAGTTCGAGGACCGGTTCGTCACCCTCGGCCTGCCCTATCGGGTCATCGGCGGTCCGCGCTTCTACGAGCGCCGGGAAATCCGCGACGCCCTGGCCTATTTCCGCGTTATCGTGCAGCCGGCCGACGATCTCGCCTTCGAGCGGATCATCAACACGCCGAAACGGGCGATCGGCGAGGTGGCGGTGAAGACGCTGCACGACACCGCCCGCGCCCGCCAGATCCCGCTGTTCCAGGCGGCGATCGAGCTGACCCAGACGGAAGAGCTGAAGCCGAAGACGCGCACGGCGCTGAAGGATCTGCTCGCCTCGTTCGGCCGCTGGCGCTCCGAACTCGACCGGCTCACCCACACCGAGCTGGCGGAGATCGTCCTGGACGAGTCCGGCTACACCGAGATGTGGCGGATGGACCGATCGGCGGATGCGCCCGGCCGGCTGGAAAACCTCAAGGAACTCGTCCGGGCGATGGACGACTTCGAATCCATGGCCAGCTTCCTCGAGCACATCTCGCTGGTGATGGACACCGAGAACGATGCCGGCTCCGAAGCGGTCACCATCATGACGCTCCACGCCGCCAAGGGGCTCGAGTTCGACACCGTCTTCCTGCCCGGCTGGGAGGAAGGCCTGTTTCCCCACCAGCGCGCCGTCGACGAGAGCGGCCAGGCGGGTCTCGAAGAAGAGCGCCGTCTCGCCTATGTCGGCCTGACGCGGGCGCGCCAACGCATCTTCGTCTGGTTCGCGGTCAACCGGCGCGTCCACGGCATGTGGCAGTCGACCGTGCCGTCGCGCTTCCTCGACGAACTGCCGGAAGCCCATGTCGAGGTCCGCGAACAGGGCGGATACGGCGGCTACGGGGGCTACGGCGAGAGCCGCTTCGACCGGGTCGAGCCGTTCTCCTCCACCTATTCCACCCCCGGCTGGGAGCGGGCCCAGCGGCGCAAGGCCGGCGGCGCCCAGCGGTCCCGCGAGCCGATGACCATCGAGGGCGAGCTGGTCGCGAAAAGCGTCGCGGATCATGAACCCGCCTTCGCCATCGGCGCCCGGGTCTTTCACCAGAAATTCGGCAACGGAACGGTGTCCGCGGTCGAGGGCAACAAGCTCACCGTCGATTTCGACAAGGCCGGCCGCAAGCGCGTGCTGGATTCTTTTGTTCAGAAGACCTGA